From the genome of Bactrocera oleae isolate idBacOlea1 chromosome 2, idBacOlea1, whole genome shotgun sequence, one region includes:
- the Ttc1 gene encoding tetratricopeptide repeat protein 1, with protein sequence MSGLTEAKDSDDEFHDAFAEVPGVKEASICSEIVANEASNTKCNSSHLKSDKEIIEEITRQQENLKLPDDDEEENDDAEQKSDKNTDELSKLFSDDIDIEELQNREKTMSSEELQQNKEESDRMKLEANELFKTGAAIKAVEIYTNALHICPTTYTKERAILYGNRAAAKINLDSKKSAIDDCTKAIELWPDYVRALMRRAKLCENEDRLEDALADYKRVCELEPNQREARDAVSRLPEQINERNERLKTEMLSKLKDLGNMFLKPFGLSTENFQMQQDPNTGSYSVNFQQNNR encoded by the exons ATGTCTGGTTTGACTGAAGCAAAAGATAGCGATGATGAATTTCACGACGCTTTCGCTGAGGTGCCTGGTGTTAAAGAAGCAAGTATATGCTCAGAAATCGTTGCGAATGAAGCCAGCAATACAAAGTGTAATTCGTCACACCTCAAAAGTGATAAAGAAATCATTGAAGAAATAACACGCCAACAGGAAAATCTTAAACTTCCTGATGATGATGAAGAAGAAAATGACGACGCAGAACAGAAATCAGACAAAAATACTGACGAGCTATCAAAACTGTTTAGCGACGATATAGATATTGAAGAGTTGCAAAATCGAGAAAAGACCATGAGCTCCGAAGAATTGCAGCAAAACAAAGAAGAATCAGATCGAATGAAATTGGAAGCAAACGAGCTATTCAAGACAGGTGCGGCAATAAAAGCAGTTGAAATATACACAAATGCTCTGCACATTTGTCCCACAACCTATACCAAAGAGCGTGCTATATTATATGGCAATCGAGCTGCTGCTAAAATTAATTTGGACTCGAAAAAATCAGCTATAGACGATTGCACAAAAGCTATTGAGTTATGGCCGGATTATGTACGTGCACTTATGAG gcGTGCAAAGTTGTGTGAAAACGAAGATCGCTTGGAAGATGCATTGGCGGATTATAAACGTGTGTGTGAGTTGGAACCAAATCAAAGAGAAGCGCGGGATGCTGTCTCACGATTACCGGAACAAATTAATGAACGTAATGAGCGTTTGAAAACCGAGATGCTCTCCAAACTAAAAGATCTTGGTAATATGTTCCTTAAACCATTCGGTTTATCCACAGAGAATTTCCAGATGCAGCAAGATCCTAACACAGGTTCTTATTCCgttaattttcaacaaaataataGATAG